In Mustela nigripes isolate SB6536 chromosome 2, MUSNIG.SB6536, whole genome shotgun sequence, a single window of DNA contains:
- the MRPL39 gene encoding large ribosomal subunit protein mL39 isoform X1, with the protein MAVGIRGLRLWRAAPSGGAGWRSIATSPASRLSPTERAERQNDLFNQEKNRQLSFTPRTEKIEVKHVGKTDPGTVFVMNKNISTPYNCAMHLSEWYCRKSILALVDGQPWDMYKPLTKSCEIEFLTFKDRDPGEVNKAYWRSCAMMMGCVIERAFKDEYVVSLVRAPEVPVICGAFCYDVVLDKRLDEWMPTKENLRSFTKDAHTLIYKDLPFEVLEVEAKVALEIFQHNKYKMDFIEEKASQNPERIVKLHRFGDFIDVSEGPLIPRTSICFQYEVSAVHNLQATPLGLVRRFQGLSLPVHLRAHFTIWNKLLERSRKMVTEDQTKPTEESAST; encoded by the exons ATGGCCGTGGGGATCCGGGGGCTGCGCCTCTGGCGGGCCGCCCCCAGTGGCGGGGCTGGCTGGA GGTCGATCGCGACGTCGCCAGCCTCCCGCCTGTCCCCGACCGAACGGGCAGAAAGGCAGAACGATCTCTTCAATCAAGAGAAGAACAGGCAGCTGTCCTTCACTCCTCGCACCGAGAAGATCGAAGTTAAACACGTTGGGAAAACCGACCCTGGCACGGTTTTTGTgatgaataaaaacatttccacTCCTTACAACTGTGCCATGC ATTTAAGTGAGTGGTACTGCAGGAAGTCCATTCTGGCTCTTGTGGACGGACAGCCTTGGGACATGTATAAACCTTTGACCAAATCCTGTGAAATTGAATTTCTTACTTTCAAAGATCGTGATCCAGGAGAAGTGAATAAG GCTTATTGGCGTTCTTGTGCCATGATGATGGGCTGTGTGATAGAGAGGGCATTCAAAGATGAATATGTGGTCAGTTTGGTCCGAGCTCCAGAAGTTCCTG TAATCTGTGGAGCCTTCTGCTATGATGTAGTTCTGGATAAGAGACTTGATGAGTGGATGCCAACAAAA GAGAATCTACGTTCCTTCACGAAAGATGCTCACACTTTAATTTATAAAGATCTTCCATTTGAAGTTCTGGAAGTGGAAGCAAAAGTGGCATTAGAAATATTTCAGCACAACAA GTACAAAATGGATTTCATAGAAGAGAAGgcgtctcagaaccctgagagaATAGTTAAGCTACACag GTTTGGTGACTTCATTGATGTGAGTGAGGGTCCTCTTATCCCAAGAACAAGTATTTGTTTCCAGTATGAAGTGTCGGCAGTTCATAATCTTCAAGCCACCCCATTGGGTCTTGTACGAAGATTCCAGGGTCTGTCTTTACCCGTACACTTAAGA gcACATTTTACGATATGGAATAAGTTGTTGGAAAGATCTCGGAAAATG GTAACTGAAGATCAAACTAAACCTACAGAGGAAAGTGCATCGACCTAA
- the MRPL39 gene encoding large ribosomal subunit protein mL39 isoform X2 produces the protein MAVGIRGLRLWRAAPSGGAGWRSIATSPASRLSPTERAERQNDLFNQEKNRQLSFTPRTEKIEVKHVGKTDPGTVFVMNKNISTPYNCAMHLSEWYCRKSILALVDGQPWDMYKPLTKSCEIEFLTFKDRDPGEVNKAYWRSCAMMMGCVIERAFKDEYVVSLVRAPEVPVICGAFCYDVVLDKRLDEWMPTKENLRSFTKDAHTLIYKDLPFEVLEVEAKVALEIFQHNKYKMDFIEEKASQNPERIVKLHRFGDFIDVSEGPLIPRTSICFQYEVSAVHNLQATPLGLVRRFQGLSLPVHLRAHFTIWNKLLERSRKMGLLYMCHGKF, from the exons ATGGCCGTGGGGATCCGGGGGCTGCGCCTCTGGCGGGCCGCCCCCAGTGGCGGGGCTGGCTGGA GGTCGATCGCGACGTCGCCAGCCTCCCGCCTGTCCCCGACCGAACGGGCAGAAAGGCAGAACGATCTCTTCAATCAAGAGAAGAACAGGCAGCTGTCCTTCACTCCTCGCACCGAGAAGATCGAAGTTAAACACGTTGGGAAAACCGACCCTGGCACGGTTTTTGTgatgaataaaaacatttccacTCCTTACAACTGTGCCATGC ATTTAAGTGAGTGGTACTGCAGGAAGTCCATTCTGGCTCTTGTGGACGGACAGCCTTGGGACATGTATAAACCTTTGACCAAATCCTGTGAAATTGAATTTCTTACTTTCAAAGATCGTGATCCAGGAGAAGTGAATAAG GCTTATTGGCGTTCTTGTGCCATGATGATGGGCTGTGTGATAGAGAGGGCATTCAAAGATGAATATGTGGTCAGTTTGGTCCGAGCTCCAGAAGTTCCTG TAATCTGTGGAGCCTTCTGCTATGATGTAGTTCTGGATAAGAGACTTGATGAGTGGATGCCAACAAAA GAGAATCTACGTTCCTTCACGAAAGATGCTCACACTTTAATTTATAAAGATCTTCCATTTGAAGTTCTGGAAGTGGAAGCAAAAGTGGCATTAGAAATATTTCAGCACAACAA GTACAAAATGGATTTCATAGAAGAGAAGgcgtctcagaaccctgagagaATAGTTAAGCTACACag GTTTGGTGACTTCATTGATGTGAGTGAGGGTCCTCTTATCCCAAGAACAAGTATTTGTTTCCAGTATGAAGTGTCGGCAGTTCATAATCTTCAAGCCACCCCATTGGGTCTTGTACGAAGATTCCAGGGTCTGTCTTTACCCGTACACTTAAGA gcACATTTTACGATATGGAATAAGTTGTTGGAAAGATCTCGGAAAATG GGTTTATTATATATGTGTCATGGCAAATTTTGA